In the Sphingomonas sp. LM7 genome, one interval contains:
- a CDS encoding acetyl-CoA carboxylase carboxyltransferase subunit alpha has protein sequence MATFLDFEKPIAELQSRIDELRRTAEGGSVDIQAEITPLQAKAERLLLDTYAKLTPWQKTQVARHPERPHFKHYVAGLIEDFMPLGGDRAFADDNAIIGGLGRFRGRRVMVIGHEKGDDTASRLKHNFGMGKPEGYRKAIRLMRLADKFRIPVLTLVDTSGAFPGVQAEERGQAEAIARSTEQCLNLGVPLVATILGEGGSGGAVALAAGNQVLMMEHAVYSVISPEGCASILWRTADKAPDAAEAMKVTAQHLKELKVIDGIIPEPLGGAHRDAAAAVKALGDAVEAALDGLDGLSPEGLRQARRAKFLAMGRI, from the coding sequence ATGGCAACCTTCCTCGACTTCGAGAAACCGATCGCCGAGCTGCAGAGCCGGATCGACGAACTGCGCCGTACCGCCGAGGGCGGATCGGTGGATATCCAGGCGGAGATCACGCCGCTCCAGGCCAAGGCCGAACGGCTGCTGCTGGACACCTATGCCAAGCTTACCCCGTGGCAGAAGACGCAGGTCGCGCGGCACCCCGAGCGGCCGCACTTCAAGCATTATGTCGCGGGCCTGATCGAGGATTTCATGCCGCTGGGCGGCGACCGTGCCTTTGCCGACGACAATGCGATCATCGGCGGGCTGGGGCGCTTTCGCGGCCGCCGGGTGATGGTGATCGGCCATGAAAAGGGCGACGACACCGCGAGCCGGCTCAAGCATAATTTCGGGATGGGCAAGCCCGAGGGCTATCGCAAGGCGATCCGGCTGATGCGGCTGGCCGACAAGTTCCGGATTCCGGTACTGACATTGGTTGACACCTCGGGCGCATTCCCGGGCGTGCAGGCCGAAGAGCGCGGCCAGGCCGAAGCGATCGCCCGCTCGACCGAGCAGTGCCTCAATCTCGGCGTGCCTTTGGTCGCGACGATCCTGGGCGAAGGCGGTTCGGGCGGCGCAGTGGCGCTCGCGGCGGGCAACCAGGTGCTGATGATGGAGCACGCAGTCTATTCGGTGATCTCCCCCGAAGGTTGCGCGTCGATCCTGTGGCGCACCGCCGACAAGGCGCCCGACGCCGCCGAGGCGATGAAGGTCACGGCGCAGCATCTCAAGGAGCTCAAGGTGATCGACGGGATCATTCCCGAGCCGCTGGGCGGCGCACATCGCGATGCCGCTGCGGCGGTGAAGGCGCTGGGCGATGCCGTGGAAGCGGCGCTCGACGGGCTCGACGGCCTGTCGCCCGAGGGGCTTCGTCAGGCCCGGCGCGCCAAGTTCCTCGCGATGGGCCGGATCTGA
- a CDS encoding Flp family type IVb pilin, translating to MQKIRNFVKNSKGATAIEYGLIAALIAVAAIAAMQGLGNQLNKTFGNVTSNMKAT from the coding sequence ATGCAGAAGATTCGCAACTTCGTTAAGAATTCCAAGGGCGCCACCGCGATCGAGTACGGCCTGATTGCCGCTCTCATCGCCGTCGCCGCGATTGCCGCGATGCAGGGTCTGGGCAACCAGCTCAACAAGACCTTCGGCAACGTCACGTCGAACATGAAGGCGACCTAA
- a CDS encoding Flp family type IVb pilin, translating to MRGLMKSFHRLLRDSKAATAIEYGLICALIVLAIMAALVALGSVTADMWNNVSTKVQAAR from the coding sequence ATGCGAGGCCTTATGAAGTCGTTCCACCGCCTGCTTCGCGATTCGAAGGCGGCGACCGCAATCGAATATGGCCTGATCTGTGCGTTGATCGTGCTCGCCATCATGGCAGCACTGGTAGCGCTCGGAAGTGTGACCGCGGACATGTGGAACAATGTCAGCACCAAGGTCCAAGCCGCACGCTGA
- a CDS encoding (deoxy)nucleoside triphosphate pyrophosphohydrolase, with product MSKAHSGLLLVVAVALVDGEGRVLVQQRPPGKPMADLWEFPGGKVEPGEVPEAALVRELGEELGIEVAPDALVPAAFASEGLGGRHLLLLLYVARQWAGVPEPRHASALQWVKPAEMRALAMPPADVPLVDALERLL from the coding sequence GTGTCGAAAGCCCACTCCGGACTATTGCTGGTCGTCGCCGTCGCGCTGGTCGATGGCGAGGGCCGGGTGCTGGTCCAGCAGCGCCCGCCGGGCAAGCCGATGGCGGATTTGTGGGAGTTTCCCGGCGGAAAGGTCGAGCCGGGCGAAGTGCCCGAAGCGGCGCTGGTGCGCGAGCTTGGCGAGGAGCTGGGGATCGAGGTTGCGCCAGACGCGCTGGTCCCTGCGGCGTTCGCCAGCGAAGGGCTGGGCGGGCGGCACCTGCTGTTGCTGTTGTACGTCGCGCGCCAATGGGCCGGCGTGCCCGAACCGCGCCACGCCAGCGCTTTGCAATGGGTCAAGCCCGCCGAAATGCGCGCGCTGGCAATGCCGCCGGCGGACGTGCCGCTGGTCGATGCGCTGGAGCGGCTGCTCTAG
- a CDS encoding class I SAM-dependent methyltransferase, whose protein sequence is MPDSENASEIFARATRRRRRDRAAPGYAGFAFLREHMLDGLLERLDAVNREFRDVLDLGSFTGDLEIPGARVAHLDAGFGFAHAAGGVQGDEDRLPFADASFDLVVSVGVLDQVNDVPGALALARRVLRPDGLFLAAFAGAGTLATLRGCMREAESDRPVARFHPQIDVRAGGDLLARAGFALPVADVETLVVRYAGLPNLLRDLRGMAATNLLPDPAPLTRDTLVRASAAFADRAEPDGRTPERFEIVYLTGWAPDPSQPKPARRGSATASLADALKPRRPD, encoded by the coding sequence GTGCCCGACTCCGAAAACGCCTCCGAAATCTTTGCGCGCGCCACGCGCCGCCGCCGCCGCGATCGCGCCGCGCCCGGCTATGCCGGCTTCGCGTTCCTGCGCGAACATATGCTCGACGGGCTGCTCGAACGGCTCGATGCCGTGAACCGCGAGTTCCGCGACGTGCTCGACCTGGGCAGCTTTACCGGCGATCTCGAAATCCCCGGGGCGCGCGTCGCGCATCTCGATGCCGGCTTCGGCTTCGCGCATGCAGCCGGCGGGGTGCAGGGCGACGAGGACCGCCTGCCCTTCGCCGATGCATCGTTCGACCTGGTGGTGTCGGTGGGCGTGCTCGACCAGGTCAACGACGTGCCCGGCGCGCTTGCGCTCGCCCGCCGCGTGCTGCGTCCCGACGGGCTGTTCCTCGCCGCATTCGCGGGCGCGGGCACGCTCGCCACGCTGCGCGGCTGCATGCGCGAAGCCGAGAGCGACCGCCCGGTCGCGCGCTTCCATCCCCAGATCGACGTCCGCGCCGGCGGCGATCTCCTCGCCCGCGCCGGCTTCGCGCTGCCCGTCGCCGATGTCGAGACGCTGGTGGTGCGCTATGCCGGCCTGCCCAATCTGCTGCGCGACCTGCGCGGCATGGCGGCAACCAATTTGCTGCCCGACCCCGCGCCGCTCACCCGCGATACGCTGGTCCGCGCCTCCGCCGCATTCGCCGATCGCGCCGAGCCTGACGGCCGCACCCCCGAACGCTTCGAGATCGTCTATCTCACCGGCTGGGCACCCGATCCCTCGCAGCCCAAGCCTGCCCGCCGCGGCAGCGCCACTGCCTCGCTCGCCGACGCGCTCAAGCCCAGGCGCCCGGACTAG
- a CDS encoding ComF family protein — MAALASLARLADFALPPRCPGCGEVTAADHRFCAACWGRLRFLGPPWCAGCQLPFDYDRGEGALCGECLAKPPPHDGVRAAVAYGDVAREVALKLKYSGRLACAQTMAHAMTRLMPDDAELLVPVPLHRWRIWSRGFNQAAVIAGALSRAQGVALDAELLRRVKATPVLRGLGPRGRAKAVAGAFALTGNAKAKLAGKAVVLVDDVHTSGATAAACARVLKRGGAAKVILLCWARVLEGETLD; from the coding sequence ATGGCTGCGCTCGCTTCCCTCGCCCGGCTGGCCGACTTCGCGCTGCCGCCGCGCTGCCCCGGCTGCGGCGAAGTGACCGCGGCCGACCACCGCTTCTGCGCGGCGTGCTGGGGACGGTTGCGCTTCCTCGGCCCGCCCTGGTGCGCGGGATGCCAGCTGCCGTTCGACTATGACCGCGGCGAGGGCGCGCTATGCGGCGAATGCCTTGCCAAGCCGCCGCCGCATGACGGCGTCCGCGCTGCGGTGGCCTATGGCGATGTCGCGCGCGAAGTGGCGCTCAAGCTCAAATATTCGGGACGGCTCGCCTGCGCGCAGACCATGGCGCACGCGATGACGCGGCTGATGCCCGACGATGCCGAGCTGCTGGTCCCGGTTCCTTTGCATCGCTGGCGGATCTGGTCGCGCGGGTTCAACCAGGCGGCGGTGATCGCGGGCGCGCTGTCGCGGGCGCAGGGCGTTGCGCTCGACGCCGAGCTGCTGCGGCGCGTGAAGGCGACGCCGGTGCTGCGCGGGCTGGGACCACGCGGCCGCGCCAAGGCCGTCGCGGGCGCGTTTGCGCTGACCGGGAACGCCAAGGCCAAGCTTGCCGGCAAGGCAGTGGTGCTGGTCGACGACGTCCACACCAGCGGCGCGACCGCGGCGGCCTGCGCGCGGGTGCTCAAGCGCGGCGGCGCGGCGAAAGTGATCCTTCTGTGCTGGGCGCGCGTTCTGGAAGGCGAAACGCTGGATTGA
- the grxC gene encoding glutaredoxin 3 — translation MAKIEIYTKAFCPYCTRAKALLDSKGAEYEEIDITMGGPRRPEMIQRANGRTTVPQVFIDDKHIGGSDDLAALDRQGGLDPLLAA, via the coding sequence ATGGCCAAGATCGAAATCTACACCAAGGCATTCTGCCCCTATTGCACCCGCGCCAAGGCGCTGCTCGACTCCAAGGGAGCCGAGTATGAGGAGATCGACATCACGATGGGCGGCCCGCGCCGGCCCGAGATGATTCAGCGCGCCAATGGCCGCACCACCGTTCCGCAAGTCTTCATCGACGACAAGCATATCGGCGGATCAGACGATCTCGCGGCACTCGATCGCCAGGGCGGTCTGGACCCATTGCTCGCCGCATGA
- a CDS encoding carbon-nitrogen hydrolase family protein, whose translation MRPASSVERAALLQMTSGIDPAANARTLVEGIAKARAGGAAMLFTPEMSGLLDRDRDRAAGSLAHEDQDRVLASVRDAAAKHGIWVHLGSLGVLREDGKLANRGFVIDDSGTIRARYDKMHLFDVDLPTGESWRESNSYAPGERAVTVQTPLGVLGLAICYDLRFPDLFRSLSDAGATILAVPAAFTRPTGAAHWHVLLRARAIEAAAFVIAAAQTGTHEDGRATYGHSLVVDPWGETLLDMGDPAGVDFAEIEPKRLDAARSRVPVLRHRRAIPAVEAL comes from the coding sequence ATGAGGCCCGCGAGTTCCGTCGAGAGAGCCGCGCTGCTCCAAATGACCAGCGGGATCGACCCCGCCGCCAATGCGCGCACTCTGGTAGAGGGCATCGCAAAGGCCAGGGCCGGCGGGGCGGCGATGCTGTTCACTCCCGAAATGTCCGGCCTGCTGGACCGCGACCGCGATCGCGCGGCGGGATCGCTGGCGCATGAGGACCAGGATCGCGTGCTGGCGAGCGTGCGCGACGCCGCGGCGAAGCACGGCATCTGGGTGCATCTCGGAAGCCTCGGCGTGCTGCGCGAGGACGGCAAGCTCGCCAATCGCGGCTTCGTGATCGACGATTCGGGCACCATCCGGGCGCGCTACGACAAGATGCACTTGTTCGACGTCGACTTGCCGACCGGTGAGAGCTGGCGCGAATCGAACAGCTATGCCCCCGGCGAGCGCGCCGTGACGGTGCAGACTCCGCTGGGCGTGCTGGGGCTGGCGATCTGCTATGACCTGCGCTTTCCCGACCTGTTCCGCTCGCTGAGCGATGCAGGAGCGACGATCCTCGCAGTGCCCGCGGCATTCACCCGCCCGACCGGTGCGGCGCATTGGCATGTGCTGCTGCGCGCGCGGGCGATCGAGGCGGCGGCGTTCGTCATTGCGGCGGCGCAGACCGGCACCCACGAGGACGGGCGCGCAACCTATGGCCATTCGCTCGTCGTCGATCCCTGGGGCGAGACGCTGCTCGACATGGGCGATCCCGCCGGCGTAGATTTCGCCGAGATCGAACCCAAGCGGCTTGACGCGGCACGCAGCCGGGTGCCGGTGCTCCGCCATCGCCGCGCGATACCCGCCGTGGAAGCACTGTGA
- a CDS encoding DUF1178 family protein has product MIVFDLKCGGGHVFEAWFGSSAAWEAQRAAGLVACPICGNGDVAKAVMAPNLAAKGNQRAKAPAPAAPGTMPPPEVIKAAMEMLASAQAKALETSQWVGTAFTDKARAMHLGDEPVVQIHGQATREQAEELAEEGVPVAPLLVPIVPPEQCN; this is encoded by the coding sequence GTGATCGTCTTCGATCTCAAATGCGGCGGCGGGCATGTGTTCGAGGCGTGGTTCGGATCGAGCGCCGCGTGGGAAGCGCAGCGCGCGGCCGGGCTGGTGGCTTGCCCGATCTGCGGGAACGGCGATGTCGCCAAGGCAGTGATGGCGCCCAATCTGGCCGCCAAGGGCAACCAGCGCGCCAAGGCTCCAGCGCCCGCCGCTCCGGGCACCATGCCGCCGCCCGAAGTGATAAAAGCCGCGATGGAGATGCTGGCCTCGGCGCAGGCCAAGGCGCTCGAAACCTCGCAATGGGTGGGCACTGCGTTCACCGACAAGGCCCGCGCGATGCATCTCGGCGACGAACCCGTCGTCCAGATCCACGGCCAGGCCACGCGCGAGCAGGCGGAAGAACTCGCCGAAGAAGGCGTACCCGTCGCGCCCCTGCTCGTGCCGATCGTGCCGCCCGAGCAGTGCAATTGA
- a CDS encoding DUF4304 domain-containing protein has translation MSANAPLADVQARMHYARKRSLRWNNLTLSDVESKFKQVLAATSTTLKAAGFTKRGTSFRRKYDDNIAIIDFQKSTDNSAQALKFTINLGVISSKLLSRWDPEKLPSKQTVWEAPLRERIGTLAYGEDRWWTVTSNEPVSAIENEVTNLIETCAVPFLDQHQSDNALIAMWKRGNSPGLTEGQRVRNLSLLEGAN, from the coding sequence ATGTCCGCTAACGCCCCCCTTGCGGACGTTCAAGCTAGAATGCATTACGCTCGAAAGCGGTCGTTACGGTGGAACAATTTGACTTTGTCAGATGTGGAAAGTAAATTTAAACAGGTCCTTGCTGCCACGTCGACCACTCTGAAGGCGGCTGGGTTCACCAAACGTGGAACGTCGTTTCGTCGGAAATATGACGACAATATCGCCATTATAGACTTCCAGAAGAGCACCGACAATTCCGCCCAAGCTCTCAAATTCACGATCAACCTTGGAGTGATTTCATCTAAGCTTTTGTCCAGATGGGATCCCGAAAAGCTGCCATCGAAGCAAACTGTTTGGGAAGCTCCACTTCGGGAACGAATTGGTACCTTGGCCTATGGCGAAGACCGGTGGTGGACTGTCACATCAAACGAGCCGGTGTCGGCTATCGAGAATGAGGTCACAAACCTTATCGAAACCTGCGCGGTGCCGTTCCTGGACCAGCACCAAAGTGACAACGCCCTGATCGCTATGTGGAAAAGAGGTAACTCACCCGGCCTCACCGAGGGACAGCGCGTTAGAAACCTATCGTTGCTAGAGGGCGCAAACTGA
- a CDS encoding acyl carrier protein, whose amino-acid sequence MSDRADIFQTVTAQIEPFNKKGVALAETTTFAGDLEWDSLTVMDFVAAIEDEFDILITMNMQAEIETIGQLVDAVQKLKG is encoded by the coding sequence GTGAGCGACCGCGCCGACATCTTCCAGACCGTCACTGCCCAGATCGAGCCCTTCAACAAGAAGGGCGTGGCGCTGGCCGAGACCACGACCTTCGCGGGCGACCTCGAATGGGATAGCCTGACCGTGATGGATTTCGTCGCGGCGATCGAGGACGAGTTCGACATCCTCATCACGATGAACATGCAGGCCGAGATCGAGACGATCGGCCAGCTCGTCGATGCGGTGCAGAAGCTGAAGGGCTGA
- a CDS encoding aminotransferase class I/II-fold pyridoxal phosphate-dependent enzyme, giving the protein MTDAPQTADALPEHPEAVTPERDLMSKFDGLIAERQALLDSGVTDPFAIVMEQVKSPTEAVIAGKDTILLGTYNYMGMTFDPDVIQAGKDALDQFGSGTNGSRMLNGTFRDHMEVEQALRDFYGVSGAIVFSTGYMANLGMISTLAGKGDYVILDADSHASIYDGCKQGYADIVRFRHNDIEDLDKRLGRLPREAGKLVVLEGVYSMLGDIAPLKEMVAVAKKHGAMVLSDEAHSMGFFGPNGRGVYEAQGCEGDVDFIVGTFSKSVGTVGGFCVSNHPKFEAIRLACRPYIFTASLPPSVVATAAASIRKLQFAHNKRAHLWENARTLHGGLKEMGFRLGTENPDSAIIAVILEDQTQAVAMWQALLDGGLYVNMARPPATPAGTYLLRCSLCAEHTAAQIAQILEMFRAAGRAVGVIG; this is encoded by the coding sequence ATGACCGACGCCCCCCAGACCGCCGATGCGCTCCCCGAGCACCCGGAAGCCGTCACCCCCGAGCGCGACTTGATGTCCAAGTTCGACGGGCTCATCGCCGAGCGCCAGGCGCTGCTCGACAGCGGCGTCACCGATCCGTTCGCGATCGTGATGGAACAGGTGAAGTCGCCGACCGAGGCGGTGATCGCGGGCAAGGACACGATCCTGCTCGGCACCTACAACTATATGGGCATGACCTTCGATCCGGACGTGATCCAGGCCGGCAAGGACGCGCTCGACCAGTTCGGCTCGGGCACCAACGGCAGCCGCATGCTCAACGGCACGTTCCGCGACCATATGGAAGTCGAGCAGGCGCTGCGCGATTTCTACGGCGTGTCGGGCGCGATCGTCTTCTCGACCGGCTATATGGCCAATCTCGGCATGATCAGCACGCTGGCGGGGAAGGGCGACTACGTCATCCTCGACGCCGACAGCCATGCCTCGATCTATGACGGCTGCAAGCAGGGCTATGCCGACATCGTCCGCTTCCGCCACAACGACATCGAGGACCTCGACAAGCGGCTGGGCCGGCTTCCCAGGGAAGCGGGCAAGCTGGTCGTGCTGGAGGGCGTATATTCGATGCTCGGCGACATCGCGCCGCTCAAGGAGATGGTCGCAGTCGCCAAGAAGCACGGCGCGATGGTGCTGAGCGACGAGGCGCATTCGATGGGCTTTTTCGGCCCCAATGGCCGCGGCGTCTATGAGGCGCAGGGTTGCGAAGGTGATGTCGATTTCATCGTCGGCACCTTCTCCAAGTCGGTCGGCACCGTCGGCGGCTTCTGCGTTTCGAACCATCCCAAGTTCGAAGCGATCCGGCTGGCGTGCCGTCCCTATATCTTCACCGCCTCGCTGCCGCCTTCGGTGGTCGCCACCGCGGCGGCGTCGATCCGCAAGCTCCAGTTTGCGCACAACAAGCGCGCGCATCTGTGGGAAAATGCCCGGACGCTGCACGGCGGGCTCAAGGAGATGGGCTTCCGTCTCGGCACCGAGAATCCCGACAGCGCGATCATCGCCGTGATCCTGGAGGACCAGACCCAGGCCGTGGCGATGTGGCAGGCGCTGCTGGACGGCGGACTCTACGTCAACATGGCCCGTCCGCCGGCGACGCCAGCGGGAACGTACCTGCTGCGCTGCTCGCTTTGCGCAGAGCATACGGCCGCGCAGATCGCCCAAATCCTCGAAATGTTCCGGGCTGCGGGCCGAGCTGTGGGCGTGATCGGCTGA